The sequence below is a genomic window from Gopherus evgoodei ecotype Sinaloan lineage chromosome 9, rGopEvg1_v1.p, whole genome shotgun sequence.
GCTCCTACATCGGTGCCAGCATCGTGACGGCGGTGGGCTTCACCAAGGGCCTTTGGATGGAGTGTGCCATCTACAGCACTGGCATCACCCAGTGCGATATCTACAACTCCCTGCTGTCCCTGCCCTCCGACCTTCAGGCTTCTCAGGCTTTGATGGTGACCTCCTGCGCCATCTCTTCACTAGCCTGTATTGTCTCCGTGATGGGGATGAAGTGCACCATCTtcgcccagggctcccctgccaaGGACAGGGTAGCAGTGACAGGGGGGGTGATCTTCATCCTGGGGGGTGTGCTGTGCTTCATCCCCATGGTGTGGAACACCCATGTGGTGCTGCAGGATTTCTACAACCCGCTCATCCCGGACAGTGCCAAGTATGAGATGGGGGAGGCGATGTACCTGGGCATTGTCTCAGCCTTGCTTACCCTCCTTGGCGGCTGCATACTTTCCGCGTCCTGCCCGCCCCGGGAGTCTGAGACAGCCTACCAGAGCGCCTATCAATCCAAAGCCCTGGCAACCCCCCGGCCGTCCATCAGCCATACTCAAAAACCTAAGAGCGAATTCAGTGCCTACAACCTGACAGGGTACGTGTAGGAGCCCCAACGCCTGACCAACTCCCCAGCAGCAAGGCAGTCGGTATCTAAACCCTGGATGGTACCTCACCTGCCTTGGGGGCCACTAAGAAGGACTGGACTGGGGGAGGTAAGAGAAGCCAAGCCAATCACTTGAGCTCGTCTCTCTCGTGCACTTGTCCTTGAATCCCAATTTCCACTGACTGACCAATGCTGCCACAAGGCGCTCAGCAGCTTGCATGGACTAGGCTGGTTCTGGCCTTGTGCCATAGCCCCCGCAAGTGGCAGGCAGCAAAACACAAGCCCAGGGGAGCGCTCTCCATTGGGAACCCCCTTCTGCACCAAGAGGAAGAGCAGCATCCCAGATGGCCATCCCCAAGAGACCAGTGAGCGCTCAGTCGGCACAGCAACAGATGGACTTGTGGAACTcggccccaacccctggctctCACAAGTGGTCACTGGCCTGTGTGCTCATATGCACTGGACACAGAACAAGGGGCATGTTTGCCAATGCCGCCCACCTGCAGGTGAAGGACAGGGAAGATGGGAAGGGTGCAGTCATACAGCGGGTGGGAGAGCTTTTGACAGGGTGACAGGTCAGGGGTGAGCTTGCTGGGACTGGCCATGAAGCACTTACTGTACATAGGAGTGGTTGAggggggaagaagcagcagctcTCCAGGAGCAGCACATTTGCTGAATGGCCCCATGGGTCAAGCATGATGAGGTGTTGCAATAAATCTGTGTTACAGTCACGCTGAAGCTGACTTAGCTTTCCTTCTGCGCCAAAGGGGCTCTGCCCTCACCCCCAGGAAACTCCACCCTCGCTGGGCCAGGCCACCTTGTGCCCATTACAGCCACCCACTTGCTGCCCAGCCAGAGGGCAGAGGCTGGGAGGCATATTTCAAAGGGGACTGGGAGTCCCAAACCCAACCCCTCATGCAATCCTGTGCTCGTTTCTGTGCTTGGCTTTGAAGAGCCGTGACCCTCGGGCATGGGAACGCCACGGCCCCTTGCAGATGGTCCgagtaaacaaacagatttaaaagaagacaggctgctgctcaggaagGGTCCAATTCTGGTCTTACTCAACTCAGTGGGAAAATACCCACTGACCTTCggggagcagaactgggccctgagATAAACAGACGAAAGAACCTCAGTGTGGGGAGCGGATAAATTAGCACAACCCCATCAcctctgggagcacagctccagtCCTGCCGGAGATTCGCAGAGAGCAgaaaggcagcatggtccagtggatgGAACAGGGCCCAGGGAGGCCAGACATGCCTGAGCTTACACctagtgaccttgggcaagactcCATTCCTCCATGTAAAACAGGGCTAACACCTCCCATGGTAAATGCCTGGAGACCCTCAACAGGCACAGGGTATTGTTATTAAGGACTTTGGTGGCCCTACTAGAGACCCTCCCAGCGCATGCGGGGGGCAAACAGCTCTGTGTGATGCCCCATGCGTTGCTCCCTGCTGTTAATTCAGTGCCCCGCAGGCAAAGCTAATCTCAGATCAGCCTGGAATTCCCCAGCTCAAGGCGCTGGGATGCGGAGGGCAGAGGGCATTCCTTGCCCAGCAGCAACCCTCGCTGGATGACTGATGGGCCCTGAGGGCTTCCAGTGAAAGCTCCTTCCCATGTTCTTCAGCAGTGGAGGACAGCAGCTGCACCCAGtggtgtgtgtgatggggggcaggagtgggacTAGGGATTTAAGGGAATAGCCCCAGAGCCAGGGGTGATATCCTCCCTGTCCTGTGTGCGTGAAGATTTGCACATTACAATGGAAACACACAGGGACTTCACCAACACTCCCACACCAGCCCCAGGGGGTGGCTGATCTGGGCATCCCGAAGGACCTGTGCTAGCAATGGCCATTTCAGCGCTCACTGGCAGCAAATGCCCCCTTCCAGCTGCTGAGGTTGGAAGACACTGCCTGGTTTCCCCTCGGACACTGAGCCTTCTTCCCCggcaccctccctgcttcaacccttcctctctctctgccttggcTAATCTTCAGGGCAAAAAGCATGTGCAGCCTTCTGCTGcgccagcccagggccccatgtgGCCCAAATCGGAACACACGTTGCCTCTTGCTCTGGCCACAGGCTCCAACAGCGAGCTGAGGTGGACTGGGGATGCGTCCACAGCATGCAGGGCCCCAAGCAGTCACCCAAGTAGTACGGCCCTCCCCATACATCCCCATACACAGCAACATTAGCCAAGATACACAACAAGGCCTTCCAGGCCCACTTGTGAAATGATTCCTGCTCGGGGTCTGCAGGAAAGCTCCCCCAGTGAGAAGAGATCGCACAggtggggagcctggggagcaTCCCTGATGTGACTGGCATTGGCAGATCAGATGGGCCACTGACTCCATCCCCCTGAGCAATTCTGTGCACCAGAACATCGCATTATCCCTCGCTAAATAAAGGCCAAAGCCAGAGGCGCCCTTCTTTCCCAGGGCAAACACTCCAGTGCTCCCCAGACCTGGGATAGCAATTACCTCATCAGGCCCCACTCCAGGAGGCTCAGAGGTTCTGGTCTCCCTCTCCATGCTGAGGGCTGGTGCCTGTCTTCTCTAGTCCGGGGTCTGCCATCTGTCTGGCTGCACTGCCTCTGCACCACTCTGTCACTCACAGCTTTGCTCTGTCTGCTCCTCCCATAAATCAGTCACTTCTAGTAACTGAAGATGAGTCCAGGAGGTGAGTGGAAAAACAGAAGGTGCAGGTTTGCACCCTATGGCAGCCCATCCCACCCCATCATGATCAGAAACCATTTCCCAGCATGAGGGAACCCAAGCATTTTCATAACATGGACTGGGGTCAAAGGACGATGGAGCAGGGGAGTGCAGCTCCCTCTCCTCTCTCTGGCTTGGGTAAACACCACTTCTGCACAACTCCCCTCCTCTTTGGCTGATGCAGTGAGAGATCTCACTCCGAGTTCAATACACTTTCACCCTTGGTGAGGACCACTCCCTTGCGGAAAAAGTCAGTGTCCGGGGGTAAGGACCATCCTTACCACCTCCCAGCACAGCacaaggggccctgatcttggctgagaTCTGTAGGGGCTGTGGCAATACACAGCAATCATGAGCCGTCTCCCATCCCCACCACGTGCAGGGGCATAACATCCCTGCAGAACTGTGTACGCGGACAGTGAGAACCAgggtgtttttctctctctctctctctctctctctctctctagtgatCAGGTTTTGGTGTTCTTAAAAATTAGTGCCACCATTCCCTGTTGTTCTTCAGTCCATCAACCCATCTGTCCTCCGCCAGAACAAGGAGAGCCAGCACCACATGACCAGGCAGGTCTCTGCAGACCAGTGCCACAGGTGGGAAAGTCTCTGGGCTAGCAGCCAGGCCAGGGaactggagtctgggctctatACGCAGTGCTACCAGTGATTTGCCATGGGGCCTTAGCCACTCACACCATCGCtcgatgcctcagtttccctatctgtaaaatggggatgacagcCACTTACCTCAGAGGGGGAACTGCCAGGCCTAAATGCACTGATATTTGccaagtgctttgagaccctccACAGGAATATGCCATAGGTGAGCAAAGGATATCTTTCAAGCTGATCGTGTGGGGTCCCATCTGGCTCGGAGGACTGGTACTGAGATAGCGCCTTTCACCTTCAGGACAAGGGTTAAAATCCACCCTGGGGCAGCAGTACCACAGTCATTGCCATATTAGCAGGCAGGTGTAATCACACAAGCACTGTAATCACAATTCACTCCCTTGGCACATGGGAACAGGAAGGGAGAGGCCATGGGGAGAGAACCCCCCTCTCTGCAGCCCCCCCTGTgggtctgggctgggggcagcttGCACTGCCCAGGCCGTACCTGTTTCGCACATAATGTTGGTGCCCCTTTCAAGCCAGCCACATAAACAGAGCACTTCCCTGTGCAGGGCCAGCCATACACTTACCCCATGGAAGGAATATTAAATAAGCTCTCTAGGGAGTGAGAGACCCAGAAGCTGGAATGTTTAATCCTTGAGAcatttaaagaaggaaaaagatcAGAGAGGGCCAAGGGCACTGCCCAGTCTGGGAaaaccaggccaggccagggcagaAGGCAGCACAATGGCCTCTGCCTGTCACTTTAAAACACTGAGGCTAACAaggatctttccaaatattgaaaAGCCCTGCCTTTGCTAGTGATTTCTGGCATTTCTGTAGCTCTCCCAGACACTAGTTCATCCTCCCTGTAAGGTGggtgtgacgttgcagtctatatgattttataaaaatatgctaatgggtgaatataaagtaactggaatatgcttcatgcaaaaggtctcttgtaaggtatcattacaaagcttataatctactgagtgtggtcatcttatttgtataaaggtatcaatcttgtatctgaaactagaaatatgaaatataactctgagggcctattgtaattatgcaaagtgtgggccattaatggtggtttggaatcttagtggctcccgttaaccaggacaattgacagTAGATGGCTCTATTTgtggcaggccttcctgtgagtcaggctgggaggaatgaaggcttggggtcttatagtgacatgtgatcatggcacctgaactggaatccatctttaacctggtgcttttccagtggggagggggacggAAACCCAGAGGctcaaaggattcctgccttatgcaaaagatatataaatggatggaacagaacagaagagaggagccatcatgagaaatcccctagctaccatctgagctggaacaagggctataccaggggaaaggactatgcccagactaggaaggtgtccagtctgagaaaagaaacttatctctgagggtgaggtctTATCTGTATCcagtttattactgtattaggtttagatttacatgttttattttattttgcttggtaattcactttgttctgtctgttactacatggaaccacttaaatcctattttctgtatttaataaaatcactttttacttattaattaacccagagtatgtgttaatacttggggggcaaacagctgtgcatatctctccatcagtgttatagagggtgaacaatttatgagtttattctgtataagctttatacagggtaaaacggatttatttgggtttagacccccttgggagttgggcatctgagtgttaaaggcaggaacacttctgtgagctgctttcagtcaagtctgcagctttggggcaagtaattcagaccttgggtctgtgttggagcagacgggagtgtctcgctcagcaagacagggtgctggggtcccaggccagcagggaaagcaggggcagaagtagtcttggcacatcaagtggcagctcccagggggtttctgtgatccagcccgtcaCAGTGCATTTTATTggtcccattttacagctagctAAACTGACAGTGTGCAGGGTAGCCTGCCCAAAAAAGCAGAGCTAGCAGTGGTACAGCTAGTCTAAATATAGGAATTCCTGGCTTCCAGGCCTGTGCTCAGACCATGATGCTATGCTGCAGCAGGCTGGCTCAGCAATCCCAGCACGAGAACCCTCTCACTGAGCAAACTAGTTTCTCGTAAATCCTCTAACCTGCTGGAGAATAACATGGCACATTCTGCACCACCATAGTCAATTTCTCAACCTGTCCGGATGAGCCACAGGACGCTTTCATCCCACTGCCTTTGGGCTCAGGAGACAAGGGTGCCTTACAGAGTTGTGTATTTCCAGGGCACATTCAGCTGAACTCTGCCACCCACTCCGGGAGGTCAGAGATGAAGGATTTTGCTGACATGCTTATGCTGGCTCTACTGCATTTTATTAGAGACATTGATCAAAAATGAGAAATAAACTAATTAAACATGGCAGCCTCAATGTGGTCTGCACATGCTATGCACCCTTGGCTACATCGTTagatgctatataaataaaaagccCTGCACAAATGCAATAAACTAGAGGAAAGCACACCATGGCAACAGCATAGGATGCCAGGCCTGAAGACGCAGCGATGAAACAAACGTGCGACAATGGACAAAGGTGATAAGGGACAGTCCACTCAGACTGGAGCAATGGTAAAGTCTGCAGGGACCATCCATCTTGCGAAGGTCTGGGGTGGCACTGCCAAGCCCTACATCGCAGAGCTCTGAGAATAATGTAGTCATGGCTGGCATGGCCAGTGCACTGGAAGGAGTAATCACACATACCAAGGCCCAGTATCAGTATGAACATCCTCCAGCTGCTCCTTATCTGATGCACAATGAATGCCTCTTTGCTTGCCAAGATTCCTTTAATTAACTTGGGGGCATCGGGTGCAGTTTTAAACCTTCCCTGCATGCCGTCCCAACATAAAGCAATTTAGATTAGCAAGGAcaagggggggggcagcaggttcATTGCTCAGACGTCACCACTGCCACCATTAACCTTGCACTAGGGAAATCATGTTTACCTGAAGTGCCAATACTCCTGATAATAGCATGACTCATGCTTTCTCCCATCCAGGTTTGTTGCAGCCGCAACCCCAGGGACCTGTCCCTAGTGATAATGGAGAAGCTTGGCCTTCACCTTTCTGGGCTCAGCTTCCTCTGGAGCAAAACAATGAGCCTGAAATCTCTtccacagagggcaggagggatcaaaagtcttaaaagactCTGAGATAGATGAGCAAATAGTTTGGTGGGACCAATCTGTTGGCCAACCCATGTATCAGTGGTAACCTGCcactggggcaggagagagaacttGGGTCCCGGTCCAGCAGAAGGAGCACAGGACAAGGAGAAAACTCACTGCAGCAGATGGCAATAGCCCAGAGGGCTCTGCTAAGCACTAGCCACCTACTATGCAGCAAGTCCTTTCTAAAAACTGTTCCTCACACAAAAAGACACCTTCATTTGAGTCTAGGAAAGGTGGTGAGTTCATCAttcaggacatgtctacactacaaaattatcttgacctaagttacgttggcatacagccaccacagaAATTAAATCGCTGTTGCACATCTACACTACGCTTGTTGTGTCAGCGGTGCATGTGCTCATCAGGAGCGCTTGTACCAACCATACGGTTAGTGGAGGGCTGTGTGGCATGGCTTCCAAAAGTcagtaacagtcaatgtaagcaacacgGTGTAAGTGACCTACCTATGTCAACCTTGACTCTATGccactcatggaggtggagttatgaagtCAGCGTAGCATGACAGTTACGTCGGTGAGAGTGAAATTTTAGTGGTGACACTTCCAAAGTTAGGCTGACATAGGCTgccgtgtgtagtgtagaccaggtgcCACTTACATTTACTTAAGCCATTCAATTGTAATTGCTTGCTTCTTTGCAGATGATATACAATGGTGACTTGAAATAATTTTTCCCCCTGCCCTAGAAATTCAAGTTCTCTCTATCCAGTGTTGTCCTGCCCCTGCTCAAAGACTCTACAGATGACAGGAGAACAAGTAGGTTTATGATATCATCGATATTCAGGGCGACCTGACTGAGAAAAAGGGGATACTTTATTCAGGCTATTGAAAATTCTGAGGTTTATTTTTAGCCACTCCGAATTAATGTAAATGTCCAAAAGTCAGAAGTGAAGCTCTTTTGTTAAAAGATTCAACATCCCAGCAGCTACAATTTAAGGGCTGAGAGCACTCCCAATTCACAGGACAGGCTGCGGGAAGAACAGAATATGTGGCTGATATAATCAAAATAACAGATGTAAGGATGTCTGAGAGTTGGGCACACAATTTGCAGGACTACGGGGGCAACATTAAGGTTGTTTAGGATAACGTCATAGAGAAGAAGTACGTGTAACCTTAAAGTAGGGTTTCTCGGCACACTGTGTGGCTTTTGTAAATCTAACGTTCTCTTCAATTACCAGTAGGAGCTTAGAATCGCTGCCTTGGAATTTCCTTTTTCATTCAGTGTGTCAGGATTGATCCATGAGCTCCAAGTAGAACTCCAGAGTTAGCAGCAATTGTAAAGTGCACCGGAACAAATGTGGCAATTTACAGGACTCTGAAACCAGAGATCTAGGGGCCTGATCACAGCAAGGAAATTTGCATCAACATAACTATGCTGGAGCAGAGCCCTAATGTAGACAGCACCCAGGTACTATTGTGATTTACTCTGGTAACTTACTGTGGCCAGCCCATAGGCCTAGTGGCACTTTTAAGTTGAGTCAGCAGCGGGAAGGGCGCTAGATCTACATTTCAAccctggttctgctgctggacTGCTTTGTGACCTTTGCTTtccgtgcctctgtttctcctctcatcatttgtctgtctggtctatgtagactgtaagctctccagggcaggcgCTGTCTCTCACtgggtgtttgtacagtgcccagaacAATGGGTCCCTGAGCTCAGTTGgtactgctgtaatacaaatagaaaCTAACAGGGCCTGGCTCTGGCAGGCATGGGGAAAGTTTTCACAGCAGCCCCAGAATCCAAGACTCAGGTGGCACACCAACAGAGCACAAAAAGTCCCTCACACGTGATCAATCCTTTCCTCAAGATCC
It includes:
- the CLDN2 gene encoding claudin-2 — encoded protein: MVSVGLQLVGFILGGLGLLGTVITTLLPNWKNSSYIGASIVTAVGFTKGLWMECAIYSTGITQCDIYNSLLSLPSDLQASQALMVTSCAISSLACIVSVMGMKCTIFAQGSPAKDRVAVTGGVIFILGGVLCFIPMVWNTHVVLQDFYNPLIPDSAKYEMGEAMYLGIVSALLTLLGGCILSASCPPRESETAYQSAYQSKALATPRPSISHTQKPKSEFSAYNLTGYV